From Pseudomonas sp. FP2335, the proteins below share one genomic window:
- a CDS encoding acylase yields the protein MIMSNGLSKVCVAGVLLGLSLAASAREAVTPASAEIRRTGYGVPHIRANDERGLGYGIGYAYAQDNLCLLANEVVTVNGERSRFFGPDQATLEERNNLASDVFFTWLNTPEAVAAFWNAQTPQIRQRVEGYVAGYNRYLKEHGAPAQCQAAWVRAITAQDVVKLTRRLLVEGGVGQFAEALAGATPPAVTAGIQTRALGFERVAANQQRFALDRGSNAVAVGRDRSFNGRGMLLANPHFPWVGGMRFYEMHLTIPGQLDVMGAALPGLPLINIGFNQHLAWTHTVDTSKHFTLYRLTLDPKDSTRYLLDGKSVALDKTTVTVQARQADGSLKAVSQTLYSSQFGPVVQWPGKLDWDQHHAFSLRDANLGNDRVLQQWYAMNRAANLKELQTSVHTLQGIPWVNTVAADDQGQSLYMNLSVVPNVSQAKLAQCSDPRAGLQLIVLDGAHSACAWDIDPRAAQAGIFAADQLPQLERSDYVQHSNDSAWLANPKAPLSGFSPVISQDHIGLGPRARFAVQRLQSLESKPIGVADLQHMVMDNEVYLAGQVMPDLMAFCAKHLGADAVALQPLCTSLKNWDQHANLDSGVGLVHFINLMEHLQQIPDAWRVAFDPTQPLTTPRGVAIERAPVATALREAMLASTADVAKLGLTANSRWGDVQVSGQTPIHGGPQALGIYNAMQTVPRADGKREVVSGSSYLQIVTFDDTGPHAQGLLAFSLSSDPASTYAKDQTQAFSQKKLSLLPFTDAQIKADPQYRQQLIQE from the coding sequence GTGATTATGTCCAACGGGTTGTCCAAGGTATGTGTGGCAGGGGTGTTGCTGGGGTTGAGCCTGGCGGCATCGGCACGGGAGGCGGTGACGCCGGCGTCGGCAGAGATCCGGCGTACCGGGTACGGCGTGCCCCATATCCGTGCCAATGATGAACGTGGCCTGGGCTACGGCATCGGTTATGCGTATGCCCAGGACAACCTGTGCCTGCTGGCCAACGAAGTGGTCACGGTGAACGGCGAGCGGTCACGCTTCTTCGGCCCGGACCAGGCGACGCTGGAGGAACGCAACAACCTGGCCAGCGATGTGTTTTTCACCTGGCTGAACACGCCAGAGGCCGTCGCGGCCTTCTGGAACGCACAAACCCCGCAGATCCGGCAGCGGGTCGAGGGGTACGTGGCGGGCTACAACCGTTATCTGAAAGAGCACGGTGCGCCGGCCCAGTGCCAGGCGGCGTGGGTGCGGGCGATCACCGCGCAAGACGTGGTGAAGCTCACCCGGCGTTTGCTGGTCGAAGGTGGGGTGGGGCAGTTTGCCGAAGCGTTGGCGGGTGCCACGCCGCCTGCCGTGACCGCCGGGATTCAGACCCGTGCCCTGGGCTTTGAGCGGGTCGCCGCCAATCAACAACGCTTTGCCCTGGACCGTGGCAGCAACGCGGTAGCGGTCGGCCGTGACCGTTCGTTCAATGGCCGCGGCATGTTGTTGGCCAACCCGCACTTTCCGTGGGTGGGTGGCATGCGTTTTTATGAGATGCACCTGACCATCCCCGGACAACTGGACGTGATGGGCGCAGCATTGCCCGGCCTGCCGTTGATCAATATCGGTTTCAACCAGCATCTGGCCTGGACCCATACGGTCGACACGTCCAAGCACTTCACCCTATATCGCCTGACCCTGGACCCCAAGGATTCGACGCGCTATTTGCTGGATGGCAAATCGGTCGCGCTGGATAAAACGACGGTAACCGTGCAGGCCAGGCAGGCCGATGGCAGCCTTAAAGCCGTGTCCCAGACGCTTTACAGTTCCCAGTTCGGCCCGGTGGTGCAATGGCCCGGCAAGCTTGATTGGGACCAGCACCACGCCTTTAGCCTGCGTGATGCCAACCTCGGCAATGATCGCGTGCTGCAACAGTGGTACGCGATGAACCGCGCCGCCAATCTCAAGGAACTGCAAACCTCGGTGCATACCCTGCAGGGTATCCCGTGGGTCAACACGGTGGCGGCGGACGACCAGGGTCAGAGCCTGTACATGAACCTGTCGGTAGTACCCAACGTCAGCCAGGCCAAGCTCGCCCAATGCAGCGATCCGCGTGCCGGCCTGCAACTGATCGTGCTCGACGGTGCCCACAGCGCCTGCGCCTGGGACATCGACCCGCGTGCAGCCCAGGCCGGGATCTTCGCCGCCGATCAACTGCCGCAACTGGAACGCAGCGACTATGTGCAGCACTCCAATGACTCGGCCTGGCTGGCCAACCCCAAGGCGCCGTTGAGCGGCTTTTCGCCAGTGATCAGCCAGGACCACATCGGCCTCGGCCCGCGTGCGCGTTTCGCCGTGCAACGCCTGCAATCGCTGGAGAGCAAGCCCATCGGCGTCGCTGACCTGCAACATATGGTGATGGACAATGAGGTGTACCTGGCCGGCCAGGTGATGCCCGACCTGATGGCATTTTGCGCCAAACACCTGGGCGCCGATGCCGTGGCCTTGCAGCCGCTGTGCACCAGCCTGAAAAACTGGGACCAGCACGCCAACCTCGACAGCGGCGTGGGCCTGGTGCACTTCATCAACCTGATGGAACACCTGCAGCAGATCCCCGACGCCTGGCGCGTCGCCTTTGACCCGACGCAGCCGTTGACCACGCCCCGCGGCGTGGCCATCGAGCGTGCACCCGTCGCCACGGCGCTGCGCGAAGCGATGCTGGCGTCCACCGCCGACGTGGCCAAGCTCGGTTTGACGGCCAACAGCCGCTGGGGCGATGTGCAAGTCAGCGGGCAGACCCCGATCCACGGCGGCCCCCAGGCGCTGGGCATCTACAACGCCATGCAAACCGTGCCGCGCGCCGATGGCAAACGGGAAGTGGTCAGTGGCAGCAGCTACCTGCAAATCGTCACCTTCGACGACACCGGCCCCCATGCCCAGGGCTTGCTCGCGTTCTCCCTGTCCAGCGACCCTGCATCCACGTACGCCAAGGACCAGACCCAGGCTTTCTCGCAGAAAAAACTCAGCCTACTGCCGTTCACCGACGCTCAGATCAAGGCCGACCCGCAGTACCGGCAACAACTGATCCAGGAGTAG
- a CDS encoding fe2+ zn2+ uptake regulation protein has product MYNSQLPTDGHSPAADASFGRGGQAFGKAPEQHGNQRIRHLLKYFGLRTSLIRLKVIDALLTAADNQRTLGVRGVHSHLLELGIPLSFLSVREVLKRLCSEGVITLNADKSYSLHEEAAKVLEGRA; this is encoded by the coding sequence ATGTACAACTCGCAACTGCCCACGGATGGACATTCACCCGCCGCCGATGCCTCGTTCGGCCGCGGCGGCCAAGCGTTCGGCAAGGCGCCCGAACAGCACGGCAACCAGCGTATCCGCCACTTGCTCAAATATTTTGGCCTGCGTACCAGCCTGATCCGGCTGAAGGTCATCGACGCCCTGCTCACCGCTGCCGACAACCAGCGCACCCTCGGGGTACGCGGCGTGCACAGCCATTTGCTGGAGTTGGGCATTCCGCTGTCTTTTCTCAGCGTGCGTGAAGTGCTCAAGCGCCTATGCAGCGAGGGCGTGATCACCCTCAATGCGGACAAAAGCTACAGCCTCCATGAAGAGGCTGCCAAAGTACTCGAAGGCCGCGCCTGA
- a CDS encoding membrane-targeted effector domain-containing toxin, which translates to MILFPLSPYSPGVMTNAAASAHQPNRAQSPVRHADTPTHIPPAEGFKIAAADQENLRQLANHIRGVALLWTDSTSAQTISSALHNWTMPIAPDSSYPDKPLSNPSVAQVITRLGFQLPTSLAQAIALRDSLDQKALAPLVGNAGGGLSWPVPLDAAQQQAISDTIDRNSAGLAGLPLADRRKGALDYLLEQTPLSSQELQDPHNAIEKLLKSPRAEALGLAIQTKLGGIATPDSLSEYVLSAIQLGLDRESVRQPDRTRVAGFDWAQEQHWGKPVSSVLEGLKNHLVATGKATPATAPLAAHLLLSRVAPAFLVKDIPDQIVYGSQAHATFCMAVAKVEQEALGASAKMTYAQVMQRADQIPGPAPEHALQANLIEWGIVSGVLQKSVDGVYTPQQLERVRAAFDDQQNQRLAASESINTDLPTRKGVALAKLKQAFPEMDPALFEKPLLQLDEAYKHGPQPLYDPNRRPVGLYFSMLDVAMGQSPLGKWKTSDKRIPLDKFNNSPARSSFQAFDSEFTKAIDTRKSAIATTVRHLISQLPLEDRKRLETGNIRFFHESTYDGNKVTAKNLVLSFKVEQEGQRSIYQLDIQNLKITRKDNYIDLKEVTWQDGNRRIRQTEFKPKAGGDVAQAERPSTGPALPDSFSSARSHLIANAFVEHLDYDNPAIKQEAMGTTPHERQLQAQDNAREFFLNLIPFRSAIVNFSQGNIADGALDLGLDLFSFLTAGAGTVGKLGKLGSAAVSAGTKYIKGAKVIGAAAIGALNPLDGMGDLLIGAARITGKSGKQLFKGAQALGNATGALAEKTMSTLKGANGSYDLIKASQAHGAASIGTFKSADRTIETVAIHRNDNWYAYDPVKNQPYGGPIQDFQPSYTLAPSPVASPPSRKHRVTPYSFSQRPPRARKPLPVGEYATAMKGKLEPDHFKPDTKFETMKKFVEELFDHYAKIGTNMPPRPPIPMVTKPIPPAELLSQALKTSNGVVLGELHHEMASFKTLFDNAQTLKKEGVKRVYMEGLLSRPNFPDGLQDDGISMLGRTGKPRTSPSFKELKAKLEANGIEIVPLDHYYLTRHKDVKALYGPTQTGFGSEQRLREFNYYATKTIEATSNGEKWVALVGMSHMKTSEAVPGLAEMTGSTAIGVFNNVKPMPSMGYAAKVPAPDPSKPLGHKDYPGDLRIFV; encoded by the coding sequence ATGATCCTCTTTCCCCTCTCTCCGTACAGTCCGGGTGTTATGACGAACGCCGCAGCGTCAGCCCACCAACCGAACCGTGCACAGTCTCCCGTCCGCCACGCCGATACACCGACCCACATTCCGCCCGCAGAAGGCTTTAAAATCGCAGCCGCCGACCAGGAGAACCTGCGCCAACTGGCCAACCACATCCGTGGCGTGGCGCTGCTGTGGACCGATTCAACCTCCGCGCAAACCATATCCAGTGCGTTGCACAATTGGACGATGCCGATTGCCCCCGACTCGTCCTATCCCGACAAACCGCTTTCCAACCCCAGCGTGGCGCAAGTCATCACCCGCCTGGGCTTCCAACTCCCGACCAGTCTGGCGCAGGCCATTGCCCTGCGAGACAGTTTGGATCAAAAAGCGCTGGCCCCCTTGGTAGGCAATGCCGGCGGCGGCCTGTCCTGGCCCGTGCCGCTGGATGCCGCCCAACAACAGGCGATCAGCGACACGATAGACCGCAACAGCGCCGGGCTTGCGGGCCTGCCCCTTGCCGACCGACGCAAAGGGGCGCTGGATTACTTGCTGGAGCAGACGCCGCTCTCCAGCCAGGAGCTGCAGGACCCGCACAACGCGATCGAAAAACTGCTCAAGTCACCAAGGGCCGAGGCGCTGGGCCTCGCGATCCAGACAAAGTTGGGGGGTATTGCGACCCCTGACAGCCTGTCCGAATACGTGCTGAGCGCTATCCAACTGGGGCTCGATCGCGAGTCTGTCCGCCAGCCCGACAGGACCCGCGTGGCCGGTTTCGACTGGGCACAAGAGCAACACTGGGGCAAGCCGGTCTCGAGCGTGCTTGAAGGCCTGAAAAACCACCTCGTTGCCACCGGCAAAGCCACCCCTGCCACGGCACCGTTGGCCGCACACCTGTTGCTCAGCCGCGTTGCGCCGGCATTTCTGGTCAAGGACATCCCCGATCAGATCGTATACGGCAGCCAAGCCCACGCCACGTTCTGCATGGCGGTGGCAAAGGTGGAGCAAGAAGCGCTTGGCGCGTCGGCAAAGATGACCTACGCGCAGGTCATGCAGCGCGCCGATCAAATTCCCGGGCCCGCCCCCGAGCATGCGCTGCAAGCGAACTTGATCGAGTGGGGAATAGTCAGCGGCGTGTTGCAAAAATCAGTCGATGGCGTTTACACCCCGCAGCAACTGGAGAGGGTCAGGGCCGCCTTCGATGACCAGCAAAACCAGCGCCTGGCCGCCAGTGAGTCAATCAATACCGACCTCCCCACGCGCAAAGGGGTCGCGCTGGCAAAGCTGAAGCAAGCGTTTCCCGAAATGGACCCGGCACTGTTTGAAAAACCGCTCCTGCAACTGGACGAAGCATACAAGCATGGCCCACAGCCACTTTATGACCCCAACCGGCGGCCCGTAGGCCTGTATTTTTCAATGCTCGATGTGGCTATGGGGCAAAGCCCCCTGGGCAAATGGAAGACCTCCGATAAGCGCATCCCGCTCGACAAGTTCAACAATAGCCCGGCACGCAGTTCGTTCCAGGCGTTCGACAGCGAGTTCACCAAGGCCATCGACACGCGCAAAAGTGCGATTGCCACCACGGTACGCCACCTGATTTCACAACTGCCGCTGGAAGACCGCAAGCGACTGGAGACGGGAAACATCAGGTTTTTCCACGAGTCCACCTACGACGGCAACAAGGTGACAGCCAAAAACCTGGTGCTGAGTTTCAAGGTCGAGCAAGAGGGCCAACGCTCGATTTACCAGTTGGACATCCAGAACCTCAAGATCACGCGCAAAGACAACTACATCGACTTGAAAGAGGTGACGTGGCAAGACGGCAACCGGCGAATCCGGCAAACCGAGTTCAAACCCAAAGCCGGCGGTGACGTCGCGCAAGCTGAACGCCCCTCGACAGGACCTGCACTGCCTGACAGTTTTTCCAGCGCCCGCAGCCACCTCATCGCCAATGCATTTGTCGAGCACCTTGACTACGACAACCCCGCAATCAAACAGGAAGCGATGGGCACAACCCCCCACGAGCGGCAACTACAGGCACAAGACAACGCGCGCGAGTTCTTTCTGAACCTGATCCCGTTCAGGTCCGCGATCGTCAACTTTTCCCAGGGCAATATCGCCGACGGCGCATTGGATCTGGGCCTGGACCTCTTCAGTTTCTTGACCGCCGGTGCGGGCACTGTGGGCAAGTTAGGCAAGTTGGGGTCCGCCGCCGTGTCTGCCGGTACGAAATATATCAAGGGCGCGAAGGTGATCGGGGCCGCGGCCATCGGCGCCCTCAACCCGCTGGATGGCATGGGCGACCTGCTGATAGGTGCCGCACGAATCACCGGTAAAAGCGGCAAGCAGTTGTTCAAGGGCGCGCAAGCGCTGGGCAATGCCACCGGAGCATTGGCCGAAAAAACCATGAGCACACTCAAAGGCGCAAACGGCAGTTACGATTTGATCAAGGCCAGCCAGGCCCATGGCGCGGCCTCAATCGGCACGTTCAAGTCGGCCGACCGAACCATTGAAACCGTCGCGATTCACCGCAACGACAACTGGTACGCCTATGACCCAGTAAAAAACCAACCCTACGGCGGGCCGATCCAGGACTTCCAGCCCTCGTACACACTGGCGCCGTCGCCCGTCGCCTCTCCCCCATCGCGCAAACACCGCGTCACGCCGTACAGCTTCAGCCAACGCCCGCCGCGTGCCAGGAAGCCGTTACCCGTCGGGGAATATGCCACCGCCATGAAAGGCAAGCTGGAACCTGATCACTTCAAGCCCGATACCAAGTTCGAAACGATGAAAAAGTTCGTCGAGGAGCTGTTTGACCATTACGCCAAGATCGGCACCAACATGCCCCCGCGCCCGCCTATTCCAATGGTCACCAAGCCGATACCGCCGGCTGAGCTGCTCTCGCAAGCACTCAAGACCTCGAACGGCGTGGTACTGGGCGAACTGCATCACGAAATGGCCAGCTTCAAGACGCTGTTCGATAATGCGCAAACGTTGAAAAAAGAGGGCGTCAAGCGCGTGTATATGGAAGGGCTGCTGTCTCGGCCGAATTTTCCCGACGGCCTTCAGGATGACGGTATCAGTATGCTCGGACGCACAGGCAAGCCGCGTACATCGCCAAGCTTCAAGGAACTCAAGGCCAAGTTGGAGGCCAACGGCATCGAGATCGTGCCACTCGACCACTATTACCTCACCCGGCACAAGGATGTTAAGGCACTTTACGGCCCCACCCAGACCGGCTTCGGCTCTGAACAACGGCTTCGAGAGTTCAACTATTACGCGACCAAAACCATCGAAGCCACGTCCAACGGCGAAAAATGGGTGGCCCTGGTAGGCATGTCGCACATGAAGACATCCGAAGCGGTGCCGGGGCTGGCCGAAATGACGGGCAGTACGGCGATCGGCGTGTTCAATAACGTCAAACCCATGCCAAGCATGGGCTACGCCGCGAAGGTTCCAGCCCCTGACCCGAGCAAGCCGTTGGGCCACAAGGACTATCCAGGCGACTTGCGCATATTCGTGTAG
- a CDS encoding LysR family transcriptional regulator, translating to MDRFNAMRVFTRIVELGGFAKAADSLQMPRASVTVLIKQLEAYLGVQLLQRTTRQVSPTLDGAAYYQRCVRLLADLEETEAVFSTRRQDPRGTLNVDMPSGIGRCIVIPALPTFTARYPRIELEIGLNDRPVDLIREGVDCVLRGGPALDESLVARPLVMLEQVTLASPAYLARMGVPECVEDLMHHQMVEYVSSTTGKRYGLEFEVGTELRPINLAKSVSVNSADGYFAACEAGYGLIQAPHYHALRQLAEGRLVEVLPRLTVPAMALTALYPPHRQLSLRVRVFVDWLVELCATPGLGLRR from the coding sequence TTGGACCGTTTTAATGCAATGCGCGTGTTTACCCGGATTGTCGAACTGGGCGGCTTCGCCAAGGCCGCAGACAGCCTGCAAATGCCGCGCGCTTCGGTGACGGTGCTGATCAAGCAATTGGAGGCGTATCTGGGGGTGCAACTGTTGCAACGCACCACGCGCCAGGTCAGCCCCACGCTGGACGGCGCTGCGTATTACCAGCGTTGCGTGCGTTTGCTGGCCGACCTGGAGGAGACCGAGGCGGTATTTTCCACCCGTCGGCAAGACCCACGCGGCACCTTGAACGTGGACATGCCGTCGGGCATTGGGCGCTGCATCGTGATTCCCGCGTTGCCGACGTTCACGGCGCGCTACCCGCGTATCGAACTGGAAATCGGCCTGAATGATCGCCCGGTGGATCTGATCCGTGAAGGTGTGGACTGTGTGCTGCGCGGTGGCCCGGCGCTGGATGAGTCGCTGGTGGCGCGGCCCTTGGTGATGCTCGAGCAGGTAACCCTGGCCAGCCCCGCTTATCTGGCGCGCATGGGCGTGCCCGAGTGCGTTGAAGATCTGATGCATCACCAGATGGTCGAGTACGTATCGAGCACCACTGGCAAGCGCTATGGCCTGGAATTTGAAGTGGGGACCGAGTTGCGCCCGATCAATCTGGCCAAGAGCGTCTCGGTCAACAGCGCCGACGGTTACTTTGCGGCATGTGAGGCCGGGTATGGCTTGATCCAGGCCCCGCATTACCATGCCCTGCGCCAGTTGGCCGAGGGGCGGCTGGTCGAGGTGTTACCCCGGTTGACGGTACCCGCAATGGCACTGACGGCGCTGTATCCGCCGCACCGCCAGCTGTCGCTGCGGGTACGCGTGTTTGTGGATTGGCTGGTGGAGCTATGCGCCACTCCAGGCCTTGGACTGAGGCGATGA
- a CDS encoding aldo/keto reductase has translation MHTRQLGKNGPHVSAIGLGCMGMTDFYTPGTDTTEATATLHRALELGVNFLDTADMYGPHTNEALIGKAIVGKRDQVFLASKFGIVRDPANPTLRGVDGRPEYIRNAIDGTLRRLGVETLDLYYQHRIDPEVAIEETVGAMAELVKQGKVRYLGLSEASAATLERAHKVHPISALQSEYSLWSRDQEDNGCLAACQRLGVAFVPYSPLGRGFLTGALQSPDDFDADDYRRQSPRFQGENFAKNLQLVTQVQALARDKGVSAGQLALAWVLAQGDYIIPIPGTKRRKYLEENVAALSVRLSPSELAALEAVFAADATVGLRYPETVMAMLNI, from the coding sequence ATGCACACACGTCAACTCGGTAAAAACGGCCCCCACGTCTCTGCCATCGGCCTCGGCTGCATGGGCATGACCGATTTCTACACCCCCGGCACCGACACCACAGAGGCCACCGCGACCCTGCATCGCGCCCTGGAGCTGGGGGTGAACTTCCTCGACACCGCCGACATGTACGGCCCGCACACCAACGAAGCGCTGATCGGCAAAGCCATCGTCGGCAAGCGCGACCAGGTGTTCCTGGCCAGCAAGTTCGGCATCGTGCGCGACCCGGCCAACCCGACGCTGCGCGGTGTCGACGGGCGCCCCGAGTACATCCGCAACGCCATCGATGGCACCTTGCGCCGCCTCGGCGTGGAGACCCTCGACCTCTACTACCAACACCGCATCGACCCCGAAGTGGCCATCGAAGAAACCGTCGGGGCCATGGCTGAACTGGTCAAGCAAGGCAAGGTGCGTTACCTGGGCCTGAGCGAAGCGTCGGCGGCCACCCTGGAGCGGGCGCACAAGGTCCACCCCATCAGCGCCCTGCAAAGCGAATATTCGCTGTGGAGCCGCGACCAGGAAGACAACGGCTGCCTCGCCGCCTGCCAGCGCCTGGGCGTTGCGTTTGTGCCCTACAGCCCGTTGGGCCGCGGCTTTCTCACCGGCGCACTGCAAAGCCCGGACGATTTCGACGCCGACGACTATCGCCGCCAAAGCCCGCGCTTCCAAGGCGAGAATTTCGCGAAGAACCTGCAACTGGTGACACAGGTGCAGGCCCTGGCGCGGGACAAGGGGGTCAGCGCCGGGCAGCTGGCGCTGGCCTGGGTGTTGGCGCAGGGCGACTACATCATCCCCATCCCGGGGACCAAGCGACGCAAGTACCTTGAAGAGAACGTCGCGGCGCTGTCGGTGCGCCTCAGCCCGAGTGAATTGGCGGCGCTAGAGGCGGTGTTTGCGGCCGATGCCACAGTCGGCCTGCGTTATCCCGAAACGGTGATGGCGATGCTGAACATCTGA
- a CDS encoding methyl-accepting chemotaxis protein, which translates to MSSTADTVAQNAAETAAFTQRANEHADRSRVVVGEASNSVSALIGEVSSATQSVENMRQDAARITETLGVIGAIAGQTNLLALNAAIEAARAGEQGRGFAVVADEVRALAARTQASTSQINEMLVRLTTGVSTSVAAMENTQASCQSAADATARVNTGLDEMAGSVSHINNLSTQIATAAEQQSAVTEEINRSMVHIRHMVEELVQSGHATEANTQSLLDANGRVIALMSRFKVR; encoded by the coding sequence ATGAGTTCCACCGCCGACACCGTCGCGCAAAACGCCGCCGAAACCGCGGCCTTTACCCAGCGTGCCAACGAACACGCCGACCGTTCCCGTGTGGTGGTGGGTGAGGCGTCCAACAGTGTCAGCGCGTTGATCGGCGAAGTTTCCAGTGCCACCCAGAGCGTGGAAAACATGCGCCAGGACGCCGCGCGTATCACCGAGACCCTGGGTGTGATCGGCGCGATTGCCGGCCAGACCAACCTGTTGGCGCTCAACGCCGCCATCGAGGCGGCGCGGGCTGGCGAGCAAGGCCGTGGGTTCGCGGTGGTCGCCGACGAAGTGCGCGCACTGGCGGCACGGACCCAGGCCAGCACGTCGCAGATCAACGAGATGCTGGTGCGCCTGACCACGGGGGTCAGCACGTCCGTCGCGGCCATGGAAAACACCCAGGCCAGTTGCCAGTCGGCCGCCGACGCCACGGCGCGGGTGAACACCGGCCTGGACGAAATGGCGGGCTCGGTCAGCCACATCAACAACCTCAGCACCCAGATCGCCACGGCCGCCGAGCAGCAAAGCGCAGTGACCGAGGAGATCAACCGCAGCATGGTGCACATTCGTCATATGGTCGAAGAGTTGGTGCAAAGTGGTCACGCCACCGAAGCCAATACCCAAAGCCTGCTCGACGCCAATGGCCGGGTTATTGCACTGATGAGTCGCTTCAAAGTCCGTTGA
- a CDS encoding SRPBCC family protein, with amino-acid sequence MRAVEQSVRLERISQERFIQAPTEAVYDYVTQPDRWHEWHPTSLGAETGTCGSLPVGARFTEFIDLLGIRVPMSYRVQIARRPDEFKTVFTSLAVDGSIHYFLQAHHDGTLFKRVLIYETELQLASLHERMTELSSVALDQLKQRLENPPSV; translated from the coding sequence ATGCGCGCTGTCGAGCAGTCGGTCCGGTTGGAGCGGATCAGTCAGGAACGCTTTATCCAGGCCCCGACCGAGGCCGTCTACGACTACGTGACCCAACCGGACCGCTGGCACGAATGGCACCCCACTTCCCTCGGCGCCGAGACCGGCACCTGCGGTTCCCTCCCCGTCGGCGCCCGCTTCACCGAATTCATCGACCTGTTGGGCATCCGCGTCCCTATGAGCTATCGCGTGCAGATCGCCCGACGCCCCGACGAATTCAAGACCGTGTTTACCTCCCTGGCCGTCGACGGCTCGATTCACTATTTCTTGCAGGCCCACCACGATGGCACGCTGTTCAAGCGTGTGCTGATCTACGAGACCGAGTTGCAGCTGGCCAGCCTGCATGAACGCATGACCGAGCTGTCGTCCGTTGCCCTGGACCAGCTCAAGCAACGACTGGAAAACCCACCCTCTGTATAA
- a CDS encoding DUF411 domain-containing protein — protein sequence MKTPLRVALLSALFTTTLAQAADLIPIDVHRDANCGCCKKWISHLESNGFKVNDHVETDMSAVKQRLGVAPRLGSCHTAVIDGKFVEGHVPAEQVLALRTRDDLLGVAAPGMPMGSPGMEVEGRSEAFEVIGLTRDGKDVVVAEYPAQ from the coding sequence ATGAAGACCCCATTGCGCGTGGCCCTGCTTTCGGCCCTGTTCACCACCACCCTGGCCCAGGCGGCCGACCTGATCCCTATCGACGTGCACCGCGACGCCAATTGCGGCTGCTGCAAGAAGTGGATCAGCCACCTGGAAAGCAACGGTTTCAAGGTCAATGACCATGTGGAAACCGACATGAGCGCGGTCAAGCAACGCCTCGGCGTCGCCCCACGCCTGGGTTCGTGCCACACCGCCGTGATCGACGGCAAGTTCGTCGAAGGCCACGTGCCCGCCGAGCAGGTACTGGCTTTGCGCACACGCGACGACCTGCTCGGCGTCGCCGCACCGGGTATGCCCATGGGCTCGCCTGGCATGGAAGTCGAGGGTCGCAGCGAAGCCTTTGAAGTGATCGGTCTGACCCGTGATGGCAAGGACGTCGTGGTGGCTGAATACCCGGCGCAATGA
- a CDS encoding YqaA family protein: MIAGYLGLFVAAFGAATLLPLQSEAVLVGLLLSGHYSLWLLLGVATLGNVLGSVVNWWLGRWVEHFKGRRWFPVNDRQLDKARRHYQRWGHWTLLLSWLPVIGDPLTLVAGVMREPLWRFLLWVTVAKSLRYAVLAALTLHWV; the protein is encoded by the coding sequence ATGATCGCGGGTTACCTGGGACTGTTCGTCGCGGCGTTTGGCGCCGCGACCTTATTACCCCTGCAATCGGAAGCGGTGCTGGTCGGCCTGCTGCTCAGTGGGCATTACAGCCTGTGGCTGCTGCTGGGCGTCGCCACCCTCGGCAACGTGCTCGGTTCAGTGGTGAACTGGTGGCTGGGGCGCTGGGTGGAGCACTTCAAGGGGCGACGCTGGTTTCCGGTCAATGACCGGCAACTGGACAAGGCCCGGCGGCATTACCAGCGCTGGGGGCATTGGACGCTGCTGCTCAGTTGGCTGCCGGTCATCGGGGACCCGCTGACCCTGGTCGCCGGCGTGATGCGCGAACCCCTGTGGCGTTTCTTGCTGTGGGTGACCGTGGCCAAAAGCCTGCGCTACGCCGTGCTCGCCGCGCTGACCTTGCACTGGGTGTGA